One window of the Anaeromyxobacter dehalogenans 2CP-C genome contains the following:
- a CDS encoding tetratricopeptide repeat protein — protein sequence MIRRAGLVTLLALCACARAGSRNRPLDEARLAVARAMIEHRAWNDALLALDRYHASAGPCAESLTLRGVALRERGVHEEARADFEHALRLDGRHAPAHAALAVLHDVDGRYDQGERHHRKALELAPRNASYWNDYGFALFARGRNDKALGALRKAVEIEPTLRRARTNLGFAYARAGDFTRAAQQFDLAEPPAEARNNLGVAYEAAGLLAPAYDAYLAAVRLDPGLARARANLVDVAGALGRELPPDVATGPVAGGG from the coding sequence ATGATCCGCCGCGCTGGCCTGGTCACGCTGCTCGCGCTGTGCGCGTGCGCCCGCGCCGGTTCGCGGAACCGGCCGCTCGACGAGGCGCGGCTGGCGGTGGCCCGGGCGATGATCGAGCACCGCGCCTGGAACGACGCGCTGCTCGCGCTCGATCGCTACCACGCGAGCGCCGGTCCCTGCGCCGAGAGCCTCACCCTGCGCGGCGTCGCGCTGCGCGAGCGGGGCGTGCACGAGGAGGCGCGCGCCGACTTCGAGCACGCGCTCCGGCTCGACGGCCGCCACGCCCCGGCGCACGCCGCGCTCGCCGTGCTCCACGACGTGGACGGTCGGTACGACCAGGGCGAGCGGCACCACCGCAAGGCGCTCGAGCTCGCGCCGCGCAACGCGTCCTACTGGAACGACTACGGGTTCGCGCTGTTCGCCCGAGGGCGAAACGACAAGGCGCTGGGGGCGCTCCGCAAGGCCGTGGAGATCGAGCCCACGCTCCGGCGGGCCCGGACCAACCTCGGGTTCGCCTACGCGCGCGCCGGCGACTTCACCCGGGCGGCGCAGCAGTTCGATCTCGCCGAGCCGCCGGCGGAGGCGCGCAACAACCTCGGGGTCGCGTACGAGGCGGCGGGGCTGCTCGCGCCGGCCTACGACGCGTACCTCGCGGCGGTGCGGCTGGACCCCGGCCTGGCACGGGCCCGGGCGAACTTGGTGGACGTGGCCGGGGCGCTCGGCCGCGAGCTGCCGCCGGACGTGGCGACCGGGCCGGTCGCGGGAGGAGGGTGA
- a CDS encoding type II secretion system F family protein, whose amino-acid sequence MGAESLMAWGVGGLAVVVVGALAGAWAAVRREADPVVRRLRATAAGALDGDPALQLQPGLASVEEEPGVGGSRLRRELVWAGIRRAGAAQGFVAAKVALAVGALAAFAALNALRTEPVRTGLPAAALITGLAFFLPNLWLRARVQARQTQLDRSLPDALDLLVTCVEAGLGLDSALQRVSDEVALAHPLLSKELRLVFLEVKAGIARISAFRRMAERTGAPELRSLSATLAQTELFGTSVGAALRIQAEGIRIRRMHRAEEKAAYVSVKMSLPLVLCILPCVFAVVLGPAVVNMAERLFPLLGGGR is encoded by the coding sequence ATGGGCGCGGAATCGCTGATGGCGTGGGGGGTCGGGGGCCTGGCGGTGGTCGTCGTGGGCGCGCTGGCCGGCGCGTGGGCGGCGGTGCGCCGCGAGGCCGATCCCGTGGTCCGCCGCCTGCGGGCGACCGCGGCCGGCGCCCTCGACGGCGATCCGGCGCTGCAGCTGCAGCCCGGGCTCGCGTCCGTGGAGGAGGAGCCCGGCGTCGGCGGCTCCCGCCTCCGGCGCGAGCTGGTGTGGGCGGGCATCCGGCGCGCCGGCGCCGCGCAGGGCTTCGTCGCGGCGAAGGTGGCGCTGGCGGTGGGGGCCCTGGCCGCCTTCGCCGCCCTGAACGCGCTCCGGACCGAGCCGGTGCGGACGGGCCTGCCCGCGGCCGCCCTGATCACCGGGCTCGCGTTCTTCCTGCCCAACCTCTGGCTCCGCGCCCGCGTCCAGGCGCGGCAGACCCAGCTCGACCGGTCGCTGCCGGACGCGCTCGACCTCCTGGTGACCTGCGTCGAGGCCGGCCTCGGGCTCGACTCCGCGCTGCAGCGCGTCTCGGACGAGGTCGCGCTGGCGCACCCGCTGCTCTCGAAGGAGCTGCGCCTGGTGTTCCTGGAGGTGAAGGCAGGCATCGCCCGCATCTCGGCGTTCCGGCGCATGGCCGAGCGCACCGGCGCCCCCGAGCTGCGATCGCTCTCCGCCACGCTCGCGCAGACGGAGCTGTTCGGGACCAGCGTGGGCGCCGCGCTCCGCATCCAGGCGGAGGGGATCCGCATCCGGCGGATGCACCGCGCCGAGGAGAAGGCCGCCTACGTGTCGGTGAAGATGTCGCTCCCGCTCGTCCTCTGCATCCTGCCCTGCGTGTTCGCGGTGGTGCTCGGGCCGGCGGTGGTCAACATGGCCGAGCGCCTGTTCCCCTTGCTGGGAGGTGGGCGATGA
- a CDS encoding type II secretion system F family protein, with translation MREVMIAAAAVAIFAGLEATYHLARYLADRRSAELRRRLHTIGRGSALDADLLRRGRLAKGPVLQEALQHVPGARRLERLLEQADSSWTVARLGALTLAGGAVAALLGVSLASGGLGVAGLAIGGAALPILGVLSARAKRSAKLSEQLPEALDMMARSLRAGHAVTSAFQVVASEMPEPICVEFARAYEEQRLGLTLERAVVQMSERCPGNGDMKIFAVSAVIQRETGGNLAEILDQIGETIRQRYRFYGKLRALTGEGRASAVILGALPFAVAVALSILNPEYLMVLPGTARGQMIILGASVSWVVGLLWLYRLTQVDL, from the coding sequence ATGCGTGAGGTGATGATCGCGGCGGCCGCGGTGGCCATCTTCGCGGGCCTGGAGGCGACCTACCACCTCGCGCGCTACCTGGCCGACCGGCGGTCGGCCGAGCTGCGGCGCCGCCTGCACACCATCGGCCGCGGCAGCGCGCTCGACGCGGACCTGCTGCGCCGCGGCCGGCTCGCGAAGGGGCCGGTGCTGCAGGAGGCGCTCCAGCACGTCCCCGGCGCACGGCGCCTCGAGCGGCTCCTCGAGCAAGCGGACTCGAGCTGGACGGTGGCGCGGCTCGGGGCGCTCACGCTGGCGGGCGGCGCGGTGGCCGCCCTCCTCGGCGTCAGCCTCGCGTCGGGCGGCCTCGGGGTGGCCGGGCTCGCGATCGGCGGCGCCGCGCTGCCCATCCTCGGCGTGCTCTCCGCGCGGGCGAAGCGCAGCGCGAAGCTCTCCGAGCAGCTGCCCGAGGCGCTCGACATGATGGCGCGCTCGCTGCGGGCCGGGCACGCGGTCACCTCCGCGTTCCAGGTGGTGGCGAGCGAGATGCCGGAGCCCATCTGCGTGGAGTTCGCCCGGGCCTACGAGGAGCAGCGGCTCGGCCTCACGCTCGAGCGCGCCGTGGTGCAGATGTCGGAGCGCTGCCCCGGCAACGGCGACATGAAGATCTTCGCGGTCTCGGCGGTGATCCAGCGCGAGACCGGCGGCAACCTGGCCGAGATCCTCGACCAGATCGGCGAGACGATCCGCCAGCGCTACCGCTTCTACGGCAAGCTCCGCGCGCTCACCGGCGAGGGTCGCGCCTCCGCCGTCATCCTCGGCGCGCTGCCGTTCGCGGTGGCGGTGGCGCTCTCGATCCTGAACCCGGAGTACCTGATGGTCCTCCCGGGCACGGCCAGGGGGCAGATGATCATCCTGGGCGCGTCGGTCAGCTGGGTGGTCGGGCTCCTCTGGCTCTACCGCCTCACGCAGGTGGATCTCTAG
- a CDS encoding CpaF family protein, translated as MGLADRLKQRANEPAASHAMVAETAPQDFHDLKGELHRRIVDALDLQAFEKLAPERRQDELRNVLAGEIARRELPLNQIERERMVQELLDELTGLGPLEPLLADPTISDILVNTYATVYIERGGRLELTPVRFADNQHLMQIINRIVSRIGRRVDETSPMVDARLPDGSRVNAIIPPLALDGPIVSIRRFGVTPLRMRDLLAGGALSTEAGGFLGACVEAKLNILISGGTGAGKTTLLNALSAFIPDDQRIVTIEDSAELQLQQRHVVRLETRPPNIEGKGEILARDLVKNALRMRPDRIVVGEVRGGEVLDMLQAMNTGHEGSMTTVHANTPRDALARLEAMIGMSGVPLSEGATRATISRGLNVIVQLNRGTDGRRRITSIAEITGTEGAAITMQDVFRFEQHGVDATGKILGEFRPTGIRPRALTRIAQFGVDPGRIIERLQGPAHA; from the coding sequence GTGGGCCTCGCCGACCGCCTCAAGCAGCGCGCGAACGAGCCCGCCGCCTCCCACGCGATGGTGGCGGAGACCGCGCCGCAGGACTTCCACGACCTGAAGGGCGAGCTCCACCGCCGCATCGTGGACGCGCTCGACCTGCAGGCCTTCGAGAAGCTCGCCCCGGAGCGGCGCCAGGACGAGCTGCGCAACGTGCTCGCCGGCGAGATCGCGCGGCGGGAGCTCCCGCTCAACCAGATCGAGCGCGAGCGGATGGTGCAGGAACTGCTGGACGAGCTCACCGGCCTCGGGCCGCTGGAGCCGCTGCTCGCCGACCCCACCATCTCCGACATCCTGGTGAACACCTACGCGACCGTCTACATCGAGCGCGGCGGCCGGCTCGAGCTCACCCCGGTGCGCTTCGCCGACAACCAGCACCTGATGCAGATCATCAACCGGATCGTGTCGCGCATCGGCCGCCGGGTGGACGAGACGTCGCCGATGGTGGACGCGCGCCTCCCCGACGGCTCGCGCGTGAACGCGATCATCCCGCCGCTCGCGCTCGACGGCCCCATCGTGTCCATCCGGCGCTTCGGCGTGACGCCGCTCCGGATGCGGGACCTGCTCGCCGGCGGCGCGCTGAGTACGGAGGCCGGCGGCTTCCTGGGGGCGTGCGTCGAGGCGAAGCTCAACATCCTCATCAGCGGCGGCACCGGCGCGGGCAAGACCACGCTGCTCAACGCGCTCTCCGCCTTCATCCCGGACGACCAGCGCATCGTCACCATCGAGGACTCGGCCGAGCTCCAGCTCCAGCAGCGCCACGTGGTCCGCCTCGAGACCCGTCCGCCCAACATCGAGGGCAAGGGCGAGATCCTCGCGCGCGACCTGGTCAAGAACGCGCTCCGCATGCGCCCCGACCGCATCGTGGTGGGCGAGGTCCGCGGCGGCGAGGTCCTCGACATGCTCCAGGCCATGAACACCGGCCACGAGGGCTCGATGACCACCGTGCACGCGAACACGCCCCGCGACGCCCTGGCGCGCCTCGAGGCGATGATCGGCATGAGCGGCGTGCCGCTCTCCGAGGGCGCCACGCGGGCGACCATCTCGCGCGGCCTCAACGTCATCGTCCAGCTCAACCGCGGCACGGACGGTCGCCGCCGCATCACCAGCATCGCCGAGATCACCGGGACCGAGGGCGCGGCGATCACGATGCAGGACGTGTTCCGGTTCGAGCAGCACGGCGTGGACGCGACCGGGAAGATCCTGGGCGAGTTCAGGCCCACCGGCATCCGGCCGCGCGCCCTCACGCGCATCGCGCAGTTCGGCGTCGATCCGGGCCGCATCATCGAGCGGCTCCAGGGGCCGGCCCATGCGTGA
- a CDS encoding AAA family ATPase codes for MEQRGIYVTGLAPAAEAELLTSLRDLRLARVDEAPARGEDAARTPLAVVGLNGNADGAFATVARLAASGARVAVVGPAKDPDLILRSMRAGAREYAVAGDAARLQQAVRSLARPDGAVAAGQVLAIFPAKGGMGATTLAANVAADLVRGGDRTCLVDLDLQLGDVNAFLDVHGGYTITDVVANMRRLDRDLLDASVQAHRSGVHVLAQEERLEEAEHLDAAAVEKLIGFLRQHYQHLVLDGLRGFDERSLAALDAADRVVLVVTQEVPAVRNAQRCVELFRKLGYSDAKLAIVVNRCLRASNITPEVIAETLGVPVTATVANDFVSASRAVQRGSTVMEEAPRSALARDVSALARKLSGADQDRRRPGMLRRMFARR; via the coding sequence ATGGAACAGAGGGGCATCTACGTGACCGGTCTCGCCCCCGCCGCCGAGGCGGAGCTGCTGACCTCGCTGCGGGACCTCCGGCTCGCGCGCGTGGACGAGGCGCCGGCGAGGGGGGAGGACGCGGCCAGGACGCCGCTGGCGGTGGTGGGCCTGAACGGAAACGCCGACGGCGCGTTCGCGACGGTGGCGCGCCTGGCGGCCTCCGGCGCGCGCGTCGCGGTGGTCGGGCCGGCGAAGGACCCCGACCTGATCCTGCGCTCGATGCGCGCCGGCGCCCGCGAGTACGCCGTGGCGGGCGACGCCGCGCGGCTGCAGCAGGCGGTGCGCAGCCTGGCGCGGCCGGACGGCGCCGTCGCCGCCGGCCAGGTGCTGGCGATCTTCCCGGCCAAGGGCGGCATGGGCGCGACCACGCTGGCGGCGAACGTGGCGGCGGACCTGGTGCGGGGCGGCGACCGCACCTGCCTGGTGGACCTGGACCTGCAGCTCGGGGACGTCAACGCGTTCCTGGACGTGCACGGCGGCTACACCATCACCGACGTGGTCGCGAACATGCGGCGGCTCGACCGCGACCTGCTGGACGCGTCCGTGCAGGCGCACCGCTCCGGCGTGCACGTGCTGGCGCAGGAGGAGCGGCTCGAGGAGGCCGAGCACCTGGACGCGGCGGCGGTGGAGAAGCTGATCGGCTTCCTGCGGCAGCACTACCAGCACCTGGTGCTCGACGGGCTGCGCGGGTTCGACGAGCGCTCGCTCGCGGCGCTCGACGCCGCGGACCGGGTGGTGCTGGTGGTCACGCAGGAGGTCCCCGCGGTGCGCAACGCCCAGCGGTGCGTGGAGCTGTTCCGCAAGCTCGGCTACTCCGACGCGAAGCTCGCGATCGTGGTGAACCGCTGCCTGCGGGCCTCGAACATCACGCCCGAGGTGATCGCCGAGACGCTGGGGGTGCCGGTCACGGCGACCGTCGCCAACGACTTCGTCTCGGCGAGCCGGGCGGTGCAGCGCGGCTCGACGGTGATGGAGGAGGCGCCCCGGTCGGCGCTGGCGCGCGACGTCTCGGCGCTCGCGCGCAAGCTCTCCGGTGCCGACCAGGATCGACGCCGTCCGGGCATGCTGCGCCGGATGTTCGCGCGGAGGTAG
- a CDS encoding type II and III secretion system protein family protein: MSRHAVVVALMLVAGRAAAAQDVVPTMRIDREVGAARSMSLEAGQNRLLVVSDQIGRIAVANPDVADLKVVTPYQVLLTAKGIGSTDLTLWDRDNHPLVIALQVTRNLEGLRKQLKELFAGEKIEVSSAGDLVVISGQVSDVRIPERVAEVARLHATKVANLVQVSGQQQVQLEVRFAEVGRTGLREMGVNFFHKSDDGKRVGGMTGNRTYPGDFLNTQSNPAIPGTGPRGLWGPGMPPDVPNPAFNNAFSFFLSQGGQFPFSVMLNLLEQSNLAKTLAEPTLVAMSGQEAAFLAGGELPIPLASTFGQTAVEWKKFGIQLRFTPTVIGDAIHLRLKAEVSDLDPTTAVTVGGTTIPGLVSRQSETTIRLGDGQSFAVAGLISDKVRSQSARVPVLGSIPILGALFRSQAYQRDETELLVVVTARLAKPVAPHELPPLPTDFENNDPSDAALFLLGSDGSAVKQPKPGKGAGASAARGAAGERGYSR; this comes from the coding sequence GTGAGCCGGCACGCGGTGGTGGTGGCGCTGATGCTCGTGGCGGGCCGGGCGGCCGCGGCGCAGGACGTGGTCCCGACGATGCGCATCGACCGGGAGGTCGGCGCCGCCCGCAGCATGAGCCTCGAGGCGGGGCAGAACCGGCTCCTGGTCGTGTCCGACCAGATCGGCCGGATCGCGGTCGCGAACCCCGACGTGGCCGACCTGAAGGTCGTCACCCCGTACCAGGTGCTGCTCACGGCCAAGGGGATCGGCTCCACCGACCTCACGCTGTGGGATCGCGACAACCATCCGCTGGTGATCGCGCTGCAGGTGACCCGCAACCTGGAGGGCCTCCGCAAGCAGCTGAAGGAGCTGTTCGCCGGCGAGAAGATCGAGGTGTCCTCGGCCGGCGACCTGGTGGTGATCTCCGGCCAGGTGAGCGACGTCCGCATCCCGGAGCGGGTCGCCGAGGTCGCCCGCCTCCACGCGACCAAGGTGGCGAACCTGGTGCAGGTCTCGGGTCAGCAGCAGGTGCAGCTCGAGGTCCGGTTCGCGGAGGTGGGGCGCACCGGGCTCCGCGAGATGGGCGTCAACTTCTTCCACAAGTCCGACGACGGCAAGCGCGTGGGCGGGATGACCGGGAACCGCACGTACCCCGGCGACTTCCTCAACACGCAGTCCAACCCGGCCATCCCCGGCACCGGCCCGCGCGGCCTGTGGGGCCCCGGGATGCCGCCGGACGTGCCGAACCCGGCCTTCAACAACGCGTTCAGCTTCTTCCTCTCGCAGGGCGGGCAGTTCCCGTTCTCGGTGATGCTGAACCTGCTCGAGCAGAGCAACCTCGCGAAGACGCTGGCGGAGCCGACGCTGGTGGCCATGAGCGGGCAGGAGGCGGCGTTCCTGGCCGGCGGCGAGCTGCCCATCCCGCTCGCGTCCACCTTCGGGCAGACGGCCGTGGAGTGGAAGAAGTTCGGCATCCAGCTCCGCTTCACGCCCACGGTGATCGGCGACGCCATCCACCTCCGGCTGAAGGCGGAGGTGAGCGACCTCGACCCGACCACCGCCGTCACCGTGGGCGGCACCACCATCCCGGGCCTCGTCTCGCGGCAGAGCGAGACCACCATCCGCCTGGGTGACGGCCAGAGCTTCGCGGTGGCCGGCCTCATCTCCGACAAGGTGCGCTCGCAGAGCGCACGCGTCCCGGTGCTCGGGTCGATCCCGATCCTCGGGGCCCTCTTCCGCTCGCAGGCCTACCAGCGCGACGAGACCGAGCTGCTCGTGGTCGTGACGGCGCGGCTCGCCAAGCCGGTCGCGCCGCACGAGCTCCCGCCGCTCCCGACCGACTTCGAGAACAACGACCCGTCCGACGCGGCGCTCTTCCTGCTCGGGAGCGACGGCTCGGCGGTGAAGCAGCCGAAGCCCGGCAAGGGCGCCGGCGCCAGCGCCGCGCGCGGCGCCGCGGGTGAGCGCGGGTACAGCAGGTAG
- the cpaB gene encoding Flp pilus assembly protein CpaB has protein sequence MSNGSDGMGVLKRAAERGPRRTGLRVVLFLVIAAGAAALAVLLVTRYVETRTAAARVSTTPVVVATIDLPEATTLRADVLTVVQWPSANVPEGAASDPAKLVDRVVRARVIKGEPVIESRLAAADAGHGLAAILPPGMRAAAVRVNDVVGVSGFIHPGDSVDVIVVMRPESNGNSNPAYFSKIILQNVPVLAVGKELERNERSLEKSLPATVATLMVDSEQSEKLALAQTKGNILLTLRSGIDRELVDTTGVNPAGLVNAHVEPPVNAKPPPPVRRVARAPEAPKQVVEILRGDLYERRDFGKGGAK, from the coding sequence ATGTCGAACGGTTCGGACGGGATGGGCGTGCTGAAGCGCGCCGCGGAGCGAGGTCCGCGACGCACCGGGCTGCGCGTCGTGCTGTTCCTGGTCATCGCGGCCGGCGCGGCGGCGCTCGCGGTGCTGCTGGTCACCCGGTACGTCGAGACGCGCACGGCGGCCGCGCGCGTCTCGACCACGCCGGTGGTCGTGGCGACCATCGACCTGCCGGAGGCCACCACGCTGCGCGCCGACGTCCTGACGGTCGTGCAGTGGCCCAGCGCGAACGTCCCGGAGGGCGCGGCCTCCGATCCGGCCAAGCTGGTGGATCGCGTGGTGCGCGCGCGCGTCATCAAGGGCGAGCCGGTGATCGAGTCGCGGCTCGCGGCGGCGGACGCGGGGCACGGGCTCGCCGCCATCCTCCCGCCGGGCATGCGCGCCGCGGCGGTCCGGGTGAACGACGTGGTCGGCGTCTCCGGGTTCATCCACCCCGGAGACTCGGTGGACGTGATCGTGGTCATGCGGCCGGAGTCGAACGGCAACTCGAACCCGGCGTACTTCTCCAAGATCATCCTCCAGAACGTGCCGGTCCTGGCCGTGGGCAAGGAGCTGGAGCGGAACGAGCGCAGCCTGGAGAAGTCGCTGCCCGCGACGGTGGCCACGCTGATGGTGGACAGCGAGCAGTCCGAGAAGCTCGCCCTGGCGCAGACCAAGGGCAACATCCTGCTCACGCTGCGCAGCGGCATCGACCGCGAGCTGGTGGACACGACCGGCGTGAACCCGGCCGGTCTCGTCAACGCGCACGTCGAGCCGCCGGTCAACGCGAAGCCGCCGCCGCCCGTGCGCCGCGTGGCCCGGGCGCCGGAGGCGCCGAAGCAGGTGGTGGAGATCCTCCGCGGCGACCTGTACGAGCGGCGCGACTTCGGGAAGGGAGGGGCCAAGTGA
- a CDS encoding TadE/TadG family type IV pilus assembly protein — protein MRSGRHTERGVAAVEFALVLPFLLAIVLGGLEWGFYFFREQVVVNAAREGARAGSVAAVSPLAAAEGAARAALVAGSVDPATVGASVVASSRSTVDPVTGETIDSVVVTVSFPFVPLTGFGIPVPDEVWARAEMRR, from the coding sequence ATGCGATCCGGACGACACACGGAGCGCGGCGTCGCGGCGGTGGAGTTCGCGCTGGTCCTCCCGTTCCTGCTCGCCATCGTGCTGGGCGGGCTCGAGTGGGGCTTCTACTTCTTTCGCGAGCAGGTGGTGGTGAACGCGGCGCGCGAGGGGGCGCGGGCAGGCAGCGTCGCCGCGGTGTCTCCGCTCGCCGCTGCCGAGGGCGCCGCGCGGGCGGCGCTGGTCGCCGGCTCCGTGGATCCGGCCACGGTGGGCGCGAGCGTGGTGGCGAGCTCGCGCAGCACGGTCGATCCGGTGACCGGCGAGACGATCGATTCGGTGGTGGTCACGGTGTCCTTCCCGTTCGTTCCACTGACCGGGTTCGGCATCCCCGTGCCGGACGAGGTCTGGGCGCGGGCCGAGATGCGTCGCTGA
- a CDS encoding prepilin peptidase yields the protein MTASPLAFGTFGFLLAVAAASDAAGRRISNRITVPLAVGGIAVQAAAGLAGAAGALVAVAAVGALLWVPWSRGWLGGGDWKLAVAAAPWVGLGSLASYLTTSAVAAGGLAAVAWVASGGAARRDIGANLRAAAAGRPLSIPARAAGDRVSVPAGAAFAVGALCAVLLGR from the coding sequence ATGACCGCCTCCCCGCTCGCCTTCGGGACCTTCGGGTTCCTGCTCGCCGTCGCCGCGGCCTCCGACGCCGCCGGGCGCAGGATCTCGAACCGCATCACCGTGCCGCTCGCCGTGGGCGGGATCGCGGTGCAGGCGGCGGCCGGGCTCGCGGGGGCGGCGGGCGCGCTGGTGGCGGTGGCCGCCGTGGGTGCGCTGCTCTGGGTGCCCTGGTCGCGCGGCTGGCTGGGCGGCGGGGACTGGAAGCTGGCGGTGGCGGCGGCGCCGTGGGTCGGGCTGGGCTCGCTCGCGAGCTACCTCACGACCTCCGCGGTGGCCGCGGGGGGCCTCGCGGCGGTGGCGTGGGTGGCGAGCGGCGGCGCGGCCCGGCGCGACATCGGGGCGAACCTGCGCGCGGCCGCGGCGGGACGGCCGCTGTCCATCCCGGCGCGCGCGGCCGGTGATCGGGTCAGCGTGCCGGCGGGCGCCGCATTCGCGGTGGGCGCGCTCTGCGCGGTGCTGCTGGGGAGATGA
- a CDS encoding Flp family type IVb pilin, whose protein sequence is MAALVRPGGFEMLQTLKRLWKDEEAPTAVEYAIMVAVIGLVIIVGAQILGTNVNTTFNNAANRVPGGAAP, encoded by the coding sequence ATGGCGGCCCTCGTGCGACCAGGGGGATTCGAGATGCTGCAGACGCTGAAGAGGCTGTGGAAGGACGAGGAAGCGCCGACGGCGGTGGAGTACGCGATCATGGTCGCGGTGATCGGGCTCGTGATCATCGTCGGCGCGCAGATCCTCGGCACGAACGTCAACACGACGTTCAACAACGCGGCGAACCGCGTTCCCGGCGGCGCCGCGCCGTAG
- a CDS encoding acyltransferase family protein, with protein MPSARDDRLAPLTGIRFAAALGILLFHYGGPLVAGAPAWARALQTGGYAWVSLFYVLSGFVLAWANPRPMDRAERRAFMTARLARLYPAYLLAFALSAPFALSRWSGDGATGLAKAAVVAGASLLLVHAWLPPISRLWSAPGWSTSAIATFYAVFPFATARLSRLSRRGLGIALCAAWAASLALPLAYLALRPDGPGAELLRHEPRWLEALKFHPVARLGEFLAGVALGLLLRRGAALPRRLAAPAAALALAAAVAALAWSGFPYVLVHNGLFVPLWALLVAGLAGVASAGGALGRALSARPLQALGEASFALYALQDPLWRWAELLLRAPGSPASPGFVLGFSAFAVAVSLGVSRWLERPARRALRAALGPSPLAAARPPAP; from the coding sequence GTGCCGTCCGCTCGCGACGACCGCCTGGCGCCGCTCACCGGCATCCGCTTCGCGGCCGCGCTCGGGATCCTGCTCTTCCACTACGGCGGCCCGCTCGTCGCGGGCGCCCCGGCGTGGGCGCGCGCGCTCCAGACCGGCGGCTACGCCTGGGTGAGCCTGTTCTACGTGCTCTCCGGGTTCGTCCTCGCCTGGGCGAACCCCCGCCCCATGGACCGCGCCGAGCGGCGGGCGTTCATGACGGCGCGGCTCGCCCGGCTCTACCCGGCGTACCTGCTCGCGTTCGCGCTCTCGGCGCCCTTCGCGCTGTCGCGCTGGTCGGGCGACGGCGCGACGGGGCTCGCGAAGGCGGCCGTGGTGGCGGGCGCCTCCCTGCTCCTCGTCCACGCGTGGCTCCCGCCCATCTCGCGGCTGTGGAGCGCGCCGGGCTGGTCCACCTCGGCCATCGCCACGTTCTACGCGGTCTTCCCGTTCGCGACGGCGCGGCTCTCGCGGCTCTCCCGGCGCGGCCTGGGGATCGCGCTGTGCGCGGCGTGGGCGGCGTCGCTCGCGCTCCCGCTCGCGTACCTCGCGCTCCGTCCGGACGGCCCGGGCGCCGAGCTGCTGCGGCACGAGCCGCGCTGGCTCGAGGCGCTCAAGTTCCACCCGGTCGCGCGCCTGGGGGAGTTCCTGGCCGGCGTGGCGCTGGGGCTGCTGCTCCGCCGCGGCGCCGCGCTCCCGCGCCGCCTGGCCGCGCCCGCGGCCGCGCTCGCGCTGGCGGCGGCGGTGGCCGCCCTCGCCTGGAGCGGCTTCCCGTACGTGCTCGTGCACAACGGGCTCTTCGTGCCGCTCTGGGCGCTGCTCGTCGCGGGGCTCGCGGGCGTCGCCTCGGCGGGCGGCGCGCTCGGCCGCGCGCTCTCGGCGCGCCCGCTCCAGGCGCTCGGGGAGGCGAGCTTCGCGCTCTACGCGCTGCAGGATCCGCTGTGGCGCTGGGCGGAGCTGCTGCTGCGCGCGCCGGGATCCCCGGCGTCGCCGGGGTTCGTGCTGGGGTTCTCGGCGTTCGCGGTGGCGGTCTCGCTGGGGGTGTCGCGGTGGCTCGAGCGGCCCGCCCGCCGCGCGCTGCGGGCCGCCCTGGGCCCGTCGCCGCTCGCGGCCGCGCGCCCGCCGGCGCCGTAG
- a CDS encoding DUF6132 family protein → MNISPRLRAHWRTLAGAAVGAAIGAAYAHFIGCRTGTCPLTGNVWTAAGFFGFTGAIVGLPGPRKPEREPEQRAS, encoded by the coding sequence GTGAACATCTCCCCCAGGCTCCGCGCGCACTGGCGCACCCTCGCCGGCGCGGCGGTGGGCGCCGCGATCGGCGCCGCCTACGCGCACTTCATCGGCTGCCGGACCGGCACCTGCCCGCTGACCGGCAACGTGTGGACCGCCGCCGGCTTCTTCGGCTTCACGGGCGCGATCGTCGGGCTGCCCGGGCCGCGGAAGCCGGAGCGGGAGCCGGAGCAGCGGGCCTCCTGA